A single region of the Salvia splendens isolate huo1 chromosome 18, SspV2, whole genome shotgun sequence genome encodes:
- the LOC121776479 gene encoding E3 ubiquitin-protein ligase ATL4-like, whose protein sequence is MSAPPPPATIVYGGASVITQMPQLPPPYLDTSSPSSSSSTDDVSWSSIVLTIIIIASGLVISASIYLLLRLLSKRIHHTSSDDVVVRRRDSSSQPQCHAAAATNNLLDSLPLFTFRSVTGDLTGGGDCAVCLSKFEPHDQLRLLPICCHAFHADCIDAWIVSNQTCPLCRSAVIASDSELLDKILLNQNRGINSADGNGNSGSFRIEIGSISRGGGGAAAEAAEGERRSYSIGSFEYVVDDNGYEVSAGSVTHRRGASDCNSAEKDTSAGISTPGEALAAEVSSGRNWLRDYMDRLASASLRSSGRFFSGSSRRSEPVAAAAVVDDLEANRAGEEISEMFRWLSGI, encoded by the coding sequence ATGTCCGCTCCACCGCCGCCCGCAACCATCGTTTACGGCGGCGCCTCCGTCATCACGCAAATGCCGCAGCTTCCCCCGCCGTATTTAGACACGTCATCGCCGTCGTCTTCCTCCTCAACCGACGACGTCTCGTGGTCGTCCATAGTCTTAACCATTATCATCATCGCCTCCGGCCTAGTCATTTCGGCGTCAATCTatctcctcctccgcctcctctcGAAGCGCATCCATCACACGAGCTCCGACGACGTCGTCGTCCGGCGGCGCGACTCCTCCAGCCAGCCGCAATGCcacgcggcggcggcgacgaacAATCTGCTCGATTCTCTCCCACTCTTCACGTTCCGATCGGTCACCGGAGATCTCACCGGCGGCGGCGATTGCGCCGTGTGTCTGTCGAAATTCGAGCCGCACGATCAGCTCCGTCTTCTGCCAATCTGCTGCCACGCGTTCCACGCCGATTGCATCGATGCGTGGATCGTATCCAATCAAACGTGCCCGCTCTGCCGCTCCGCCGTGATCGCATCCGATTCCGAATTGCTCGATAAAATCCTCCTAAATCAGAACCGCGGCATTAATTCCGCCGACGGAAACGGCAACAGCGGCAGTTTCCGGATCGAGATCGGAAGCATCAGCCGCGGCGGAGGTGGCGCCGCCGCCGAGGCCGCGGAAGGAGAGCGGCGCTCGTACTCCATAGGCTCATTCGAGTACGTCGTCGACGATAACGGCTACGAGGTCTCGGCAGGATCCGTCACTCATCGCAGAGGCGCTTCCGACTGCAATTCGGCGGAAAAGGACACCTCCGCCGGAATTTCGACGCCGGGAGAGGCGCTCGCGGCGGAAGTATCCAGCGGCAGGAATTGGCTGAGGGATTATATGGACAGGCTGGCATCGGCGTCGTTGAGAAGCTCTGGAAGATTCTTCTCAGGCAGCAGCCGGAGGAGCGAGCCTGTCGCTGCCGCCGCCGTGGTCGACGATCTGGAGGCGAACCGCGCCGGAGAGGAGATCAGTGAGATGTTCCGGTGGCTTTCAGGGATATGA
- the LOC121775766 gene encoding uncharacterized protein LOC121775766, with protein sequence MDRESLEKRPAIFVVGSANVGKRTLLSRLLTVDFDDDSDASLELSVSGWTINTKYYTADVAVWIANLSDELSIASFPDVNRIVALVMVFDTSDLTTLVALKEWVSRTDIQKFEILLCIGNKVDLLPGHPSHVEYKRRLMKLGESSVNSHLDFSDYGISETEGSSLLGNEEPSLGFKRSCIEWCLEHNIEYVEACASNADFDQCLSIDGDSQGVDRLYGALSAHMWPGMLLKSGDRINEPSLPEQEDLSEEEESDYEPEYEVLSSASAEPWDDIGWMSADGPISTSGSGMPMEKVTEISGRESEDKSIREENQPSTSASQLPKELDHEKAFEADPTSELNDDKTYEFEDLEMLMAEIGNVRNGLRLMPDFQRREMAAKLAMKMAVMFGDSSGGEEEEELE encoded by the exons GACTACTTACGGTGGATTTTGATGATGACTCAGATGCATCACTTGAGTTATCCGTCAGTGG GTGGACGATCAACACTAAGTATTACACAGCAGATGTTGCAGTATGGATAGCTAATCTTTCTGATGAGCTATCTATTGCAAGCTTTCCTGATGTGAATCGGATAGTTGCATTGGTTATGGTGTTTGACACCAGTGAC CTCACGACACTAGTTGCTCTAAAAGAATGGGTTTCACGCACTGACATCCAGAAGTTTGAAATATTGCTGTGCATTGGTAACAAGGTGGATCTTCTTCCTGGACATCCATCACATGTAGAGTACAAGAGACGCTTGATGAAGCTTGGTGAATCCTCTGTCAATTCTCATCTGGACTTCTCTGATTATGGTATATCTGAGACTGAAGGAAGTAGTTTATTGGGAAATGAAGAACCATCCTTAGGATTTAAGAGATCTTGCATAGAGTGGTGTCTGGAACACAATATTGAATATGTTGAAGCTTGTGCATCGAATGCTGATTTTGACCAAT GTCTCTCTATTGATGGTGATTCACAGGGTGTTGATAGACTTTATGGTGCTCTCTCTGCTCATATGTGGCCTGGAATGTTGTTGAAATCTGGTGACAGGATAAACGAGCCTTCATTGCCTGAGCAAGAAG ATTTgtccgaagaagaagaatctGATTATGAACCTGAATATGAAGTATTATCTTCTGCTTCAGCAGAACCATGGGATGATATAGGATGGATGTCTGCAGATGGTCCCATTTCAACCTCGGGAAGTGGGATGCCTATGGAAAAGGTTACGGAAATTTCAGGTAGAGAAAGTGAAGATAAATCTATCAGAGAAGAGAACCAGCCATCAACATCAGCCTCTCAGTTGCCGAAAGAGCTTGACCATGAGAAGGCATTTGAAGCAGACCCAACATCAGAGCTTAATGATGATAAAACTTATGAATTTGAAGATCTGGAAATGCTAATGGCTGAAATTGGTAATGTGCGCAATGGCTTGAGGTTGATGCCTGATTTCCAGAGGAGGGAAATGGCTGCAAAGCTGGCAATGAAAATGGCTGTAATGTTTGGAGACAGTAGTGGtggtgaggaggaggaggagttggAGTGA